In one Mucilaginibacter sp. PAMB04168 genomic region, the following are encoded:
- a CDS encoding TonB-dependent receptor, with the protein MTMQFYCGKMNGKFKPYLRRRTLLLIIILLSTLPVFAQQQITGEVKDETGTAIPAITIRIKGKSGGTQTALNGQFSIKASPKDTLLFSGIGYANNQVAVDARTRYTIVMRTQVNSLTETVVIGYAQVKRADVTGSVVKAPIEDMQKAPVRSIDEALGGRVAGVVVSSVDGQPGSANNIVIRGANSVTQDNSPLYVIDGFPIENPDNNFIQPQDVESIDVLKDASATAIYGSRGANGVIMITTKRGKSGAPAITLSAYYGLQKDRNRMKLMNPYEFVQYQVEKSPADAANIYLRDGRTLNFYRNIPEIDWQDQFLHVAPMFNTSLSVRGGNDKTKYYVSGNVFGQNGVIINSDYRRYQGSVSLDQTFNNKVKAGIYLNIAHNKRSGISPSNPSSTSSTAASLYSVYGYRNFSLSGANDVSDDLFDPFIDPSLDLRINPILNQRHLVRDVIGRNTILNGYVDYAVTSKLKLRITGGLNETFTQNNTFNDTLTVYGNRRTLIGSTNGVNGSVIFNKNTTWINENTLTYNETFNKSHNLTLLAGITESGNRTSGYGSSATNLPRAQLGISGLNEGTPQTVTAVSSLWGLMSYLGRVDYKYKSRYLLTASYRADGSSKFAPGNKWGYFPSGALAWRFSQENFLKNNRVISDGKLRVSYGLTGNNRVTDFPYQTQMIISYNPYAYTFGNGIISGAVPGSPSNEDLKWETTEQTDVGLDLSFFKNRINITADIYRKVTRDLLLNANIPLSLGYNQALRNIGRVRNQGLELTISTDNINKRDFGWKSSFNISFNQSKILQLSEKQEAILAYAPFDATFRTIPSFITKVGNQLGMMYGYVWDGVYQYSDFNVTTTGNYILKDNIPTNGNTRSAIQPGDIKFKDLNGDLAINASDYAIIGRGLPIHTGGFNNDFRYRNFDLNLFFQWSYGNDIINANRYIFEGNILNRANLNQFASYLDRWSPTNQSSTLFRAGFGGAGPSTPTGANSRVIEDGSYLRLKTVQLGYNLPAKSAKRMGLKSLRMYCAAQNLITWTKYSGVDPEVSIYNSVLTPGVDYSAYPRPFTITLGANASF; encoded by the coding sequence ATGACCATGCAGTTTTACTGTGGTAAAATGAATGGCAAGTTCAAACCGTATTTGCGGCGTCGAACATTGTTATTGATTATTATTTTATTAAGTACACTTCCGGTATTTGCGCAACAACAAATAACGGGAGAAGTAAAAGATGAGACCGGAACCGCTATACCTGCAATAACAATTCGGATTAAAGGCAAAAGTGGCGGTACACAAACCGCCCTGAACGGGCAGTTTAGCATAAAAGCCTCGCCAAAAGATACCTTATTGTTTTCAGGTATTGGTTATGCTAATAACCAAGTGGCTGTAGATGCCCGCACGCGATACACCATTGTGATGAGGACCCAGGTTAACAGCCTTACCGAGACTGTGGTTATTGGTTATGCGCAGGTGAAACGCGCCGATGTGACCGGCTCGGTTGTGAAGGCTCCAATTGAGGATATGCAAAAAGCGCCTGTAAGGTCAATTGATGAAGCACTGGGCGGCCGGGTAGCCGGCGTGGTGGTATCCTCTGTTGATGGGCAACCCGGATCGGCCAATAATATCGTTATACGCGGTGCAAACTCTGTTACGCAAGATAACTCACCGCTGTATGTTATTGATGGCTTCCCGATTGAAAACCCTGATAATAATTTTATTCAGCCGCAGGACGTAGAGTCGATTGACGTGCTGAAAGACGCATCGGCAACGGCAATATACGGCTCAAGAGGTGCTAACGGTGTGATCATGATTACGACCAAAAGAGGTAAGTCAGGAGCTCCGGCTATCACGTTGAGCGCTTATTACGGCCTTCAGAAAGACCGTAACCGCATGAAGCTGATGAACCCTTATGAGTTTGTACAATACCAGGTTGAAAAAAGCCCGGCAGATGCTGCAAATATCTACCTGCGCGACGGCCGCACGCTCAATTTTTACCGCAACATTCCCGAAATAGACTGGCAAGATCAGTTTTTACATGTGGCGCCTATGTTCAATACTTCGCTTTCGGTTAGGGGCGGTAATGATAAGACGAAATACTACGTGTCGGGTAACGTGTTTGGACAAAACGGTGTAATTATCAATTCTGACTACCGCCGCTACCAGGGCTCGGTATCACTCGACCAAACTTTTAACAACAAAGTTAAAGCGGGTATATACCTCAACATAGCACACAACAAGCGTTCGGGCATATCGCCGTCAAACCCATCAAGCACCAGCTCAACGGCAGCTTCGCTGTATAGTGTGTATGGTTACCGTAATTTTTCATTAAGCGGCGCCAATGATGTATCAGATGATCTTTTCGACCCCTTCATTGATCCGTCGCTTGATTTGCGGATAAATCCGATTCTTAACCAGCGGCATTTGGTGAGAGATGTAATTGGCCGTAACACCATACTTAATGGTTATGTAGATTACGCTGTTACATCCAAGCTTAAACTGAGAATAACCGGTGGTCTTAACGAAACGTTTACACAGAACAATACTTTTAACGACACGCTTACCGTATATGGTAACCGCCGTACCCTAATAGGCTCAACCAATGGTGTAAATGGCAGCGTTATATTTAATAAAAACACAACCTGGATCAATGAAAATACGCTAACCTATAACGAAACCTTTAACAAATCACATAACCTTACCTTATTAGCTGGTATAACCGAATCGGGCAACCGTACATCGGGCTATGGCAGTTCGGCTACCAATTTGCCCAGGGCACAGTTGGGTATCAGTGGTTTAAATGAAGGTACGCCGCAAACCGTAACGGCAGTATCATCCTTATGGGGCTTGATGTCGTACTTAGGGAGGGTTGATTATAAATATAAATCCAGATACTTGTTAACCGCCTCGTACCGTGCTGATGGTTCTTCGAAGTTTGCGCCGGGCAACAAATGGGGATATTTCCCCTCGGGAGCATTAGCCTGGCGTTTTTCGCAAGAAAACTTCTTGAAAAACAACAGGGTTATATCAGATGGTAAACTCCGCGTAAGCTACGGGTTAACAGGTAATAACCGTGTTACCGATTTTCCTTACCAAACACAAATGATTATTTCGTACAATCCGTATGCGTACACATTTGGCAATGGCATTATCTCCGGCGCGGTACCAGGCTCGCCAAGCAACGAAGATCTGAAGTGGGAAACCACCGAACAAACTGATGTGGGTCTGGACTTGTCTTTTTTTAAAAACCGCATTAACATCACGGCCGATATTTATCGCAAAGTTACCCGCGATTTACTGCTTAACGCCAACATCCCATTATCATTGGGATATAACCAGGCACTCCGCAACATTGGCCGTGTGCGCAACCAGGGTTTGGAGCTTACCATTAGCACCGATAACATTAACAAACGCGATTTTGGATGGAAATCGAGCTTTAATATTTCATTTAATCAAAGCAAAATACTCCAGTTGTCTGAAAAACAGGAAGCTATACTGGCTTATGCACCTTTTGATGCCACCTTTCGCACTATACCATCGTTTATTACTAAAGTTGGCAACCAGCTGGGCATGATGTACGGTTATGTTTGGGATGGCGTTTACCAGTACTCGGATTTTAATGTTACCACAACCGGCAACTATATTTTAAAGGACAATATACCTACCAACGGCAATACGCGCAGCGCTATACAGCCTGGTGATATAAAGTTTAAAGACCTAAACGGCGATTTGGCCATCAACGCCAGTGATTACGCCATTATTGGCCGTGGTTTGCCAATTCATACCGGTGGCTTCAATAACGATTTCCGTTACCGCAATTTCGACCTGAACTTATTCTTTCAATGGTCATACGGCAATGATATCATAAACGCCAACCGGTACATTTTTGAGGGTAACATTCTTAACCGGGCCAACCTTAACCAGTTTGCCAGCTACTTAGACCGGTGGTCGCCTACTAATCAAAGTTCCACCCTGTTTAGGGCCGGCTTTGGCGGTGCAGGGCCGTCAACGCCAACTGGCGCCAACTCAAGGGTAATTGAAGACGGCTCTTA
- a CDS encoding two-component regulator propeller domain-containing protein, whose translation MRLKCIIYFLVCCIQTSYAQSVKFDRLSIEDGLSQNSVLAVCEDKDGFIWLGTRDGLNKYNSYDFKIYKSHPANKSSLQSSYITNLYCDSKNRLWVGTSKGLNIYDRTLDAYKRVPLLFKNGEDINLSRINSILEDRTGRLWVASEYDLNLIQANGRLKHIVPVNPITNRMVLRSLCQDHTGTIWLGTTHGIYTVAEKQKRFWVEKFLPLATAGLADAPIMSVTEDTAHNLWIATSGKGLYKYEPALRAIKHYTTSGKPDSLSDDNVRRLLPDGKGNLWIGTQTGLSLYNAFTKKFSNYRNDPWDNTSLSQNSVHSLYKDHAGIIWVGTFFGGVNRIYPYPAPFSVISNRSFTAALNNNVISSILKDAQGYLWIGTEGGGINVVAPNGLHTKVYQHVTGAPHTLGSNLVKVIFKDSFNQIWVGTHGGGLNLFDAGINGFKQYLNHNQATLGSEITCLAEDNAKRLWIGTETAGLNVFENNNGNLIKVNDAKITRLTKNRSILSVIKDDDGKIWAGGPDGLYITDAKGVVYIKKIPRDRPLAVNCIFQDSLKNVWVGTNALGLVKFSKNGHFIRNYTVDNELSDNKVLGILQNGNDLWISTGNGLNRLNLNSNTINHYFETDGLAGNIFNNNSYYRATNGLMYFGGYNGLTIFNPNSIRINKQAPVVRLTSLSVHNKKVVPGDRNSILKQNINLTKQITLNHDQNVFTVQFAVLNFIKPEKNKYRYYLEGYDKDWQSVNSPVATYTNVPPGHYRFYVSGCNNDNVWSNKLSLQIDIRPPVWRAWWAYMLYFILLTGLVTLVVRYLFIRALYKKEQELTRLKLNFFTNISHEIRTHLALITGPANKLIADNEPLLKGKQQLVTIKNNSESLLQLVNELLDFRKAETGHLNLRITLVDIVDFIGNVKTNFNEIAAEKNIVFELQASASRIDMYFDREQMEKVFYNLLYNAFKFTPGGGFVSVIIKNEKDDVVIDFVNSGPGIAKENIDKLFENYFQEIDYGKQNTGYGIGLALSKSIVDLHGGSIKVESSAHENGQSLTKFTIKLKNGAGHFSARQIKQGQLSYANAVNIPATRNEHEQADYSLSPLYNHKDLVPDEEKLTILLVEDNPDMRGFIKSILQPRYTIIEACNGLEGFDVATLEIPDLVISDVMMPEMDGLTFCAKIKSDERTSHIPVILLTAQSSVQHHVNGLQTGADIYLTKPFSSDVLMLQVNNLISARELIWHKLNREFKLHIKKLNLTDEDKAVDKQTVHLHPLDEAFLDRITNMVNENLMNRNFGVQQLSQMAGMSQPVLFRKIKGITGLSANDFVKSLRLKKAAELLLDGHYNVSEISNIVGYESSKYFSREFKKSYGVNPSAYTKDSAINNEQVNNHQ comes from the coding sequence ATGCGATTAAAATGCATTATTTACTTTTTAGTGTGCTGTATACAGACAAGTTACGCCCAAAGCGTAAAGTTTGACAGGCTGAGTATTGAAGACGGCTTATCACAAAACTCTGTACTTGCCGTATGCGAAGATAAAGATGGCTTTATTTGGCTTGGAACCCGCGATGGGTTGAACAAGTACAACTCATATGATTTTAAAATTTATAAAAGCCACCCGGCTAATAAAAGCAGCTTACAATCCAGCTACATAACTAACTTATACTGCGATAGTAAAAACAGGCTATGGGTAGGCACCAGCAAAGGATTAAACATTTATGACCGAACCCTGGATGCTTATAAAAGGGTGCCACTTTTATTTAAGAATGGGGAAGATATAAATTTAAGCCGCATCAACAGCATTTTAGAAGACCGTACAGGGCGCTTATGGGTTGCCTCGGAATACGACCTCAACTTAATTCAGGCAAACGGTCGGTTAAAACATATTGTGCCGGTAAATCCTATCACAAACAGAATGGTTCTTCGCTCTTTATGCCAGGATCATACCGGAACTATATGGCTGGGTACCACCCACGGCATTTACACCGTTGCCGAAAAGCAAAAAAGATTCTGGGTTGAAAAATTCCTGCCATTGGCAACGGCCGGTTTAGCCGATGCTCCGATTATGAGTGTAACCGAAGATACCGCTCATAACTTATGGATAGCCACATCGGGCAAAGGCTTGTATAAATATGAACCAGCCCTGCGAGCCATAAAACATTATACTACATCGGGCAAGCCTGATAGTTTGAGCGACGATAATGTAAGGCGCCTTTTGCCAGACGGCAAAGGTAATTTATGGATAGGTACGCAAACTGGCTTATCGTTATATAACGCCTTTACCAAAAAGTTTTCTAATTACCGTAACGACCCTTGGGACAATACCAGTTTGAGCCAAAATTCAGTTCATAGCTTGTATAAAGACCATGCCGGCATCATCTGGGTCGGAACCTTTTTTGGCGGCGTTAACCGGATTTACCCTTATCCGGCACCGTTTTCTGTTATCAGCAACCGGTCATTCACGGCGGCTTTAAACAATAACGTTATCAGCTCCATATTAAAAGATGCGCAAGGTTATTTATGGATTGGCACCGAGGGGGGCGGCATCAACGTTGTTGCACCCAATGGCCTGCATACCAAAGTGTACCAGCATGTTACCGGCGCGCCTCACACCTTGGGCTCTAATTTGGTAAAAGTTATCTTCAAAGACTCTTTCAATCAGATTTGGGTAGGTACACATGGCGGTGGACTTAATTTATTTGACGCCGGTATTAACGGCTTTAAACAATACCTAAACCACAATCAGGCAACATTAGGGTCTGAAATTACCTGTTTGGCAGAAGACAATGCAAAACGCTTGTGGATTGGCACCGAAACTGCCGGCCTCAATGTGTTTGAAAACAACAACGGAAATCTAATAAAGGTTAATGATGCCAAAATTACACGGCTTACTAAAAACCGTTCTATACTCTCTGTTATAAAAGATGACGATGGAAAAATATGGGCTGGCGGACCAGATGGCTTGTATATAACCGATGCCAAAGGTGTTGTTTATATAAAAAAAATACCCCGTGACAGACCTTTAGCTGTAAATTGTATTTTCCAGGACTCACTGAAAAATGTATGGGTTGGTACCAATGCCTTGGGTTTGGTTAAGTTTTCTAAAAACGGCCACTTTATTCGAAACTATACTGTAGATAATGAGCTTTCGGACAATAAAGTGCTTGGTATATTACAGAACGGTAACGACCTGTGGATAAGTACTGGAAACGGCCTGAACAGGCTGAATTTAAATAGCAACACCATCAATCACTATTTTGAGACCGACGGGCTTGCGGGTAACATCTTCAACAACAATTCTTACTATAGGGCTACTAATGGCCTGATGTATTTTGGCGGATACAACGGGCTTACCATCTTCAACCCTAACAGTATCAGGATCAATAAGCAGGCTCCCGTTGTACGGCTAACCTCACTTAGCGTACATAACAAAAAAGTAGTTCCCGGAGACAGGAACAGTATTTTGAAGCAAAATATAAACCTCACTAAACAAATTACTTTAAACCACGATCAAAATGTGTTTACGGTTCAGTTTGCGGTGCTAAACTTTATCAAACCCGAAAAAAACAAATACCGGTATTACCTGGAAGGATATGATAAAGACTGGCAAAGTGTTAATTCACCGGTTGCTACTTATACCAACGTGCCGCCGGGTCATTATCGCTTTTATGTTAGCGGCTGTAACAATGACAATGTGTGGAGCAATAAGTTAAGCCTGCAGATAGATATACGCCCGCCGGTTTGGAGAGCATGGTGGGCGTATATGCTCTACTTTATATTATTAACCGGCCTTGTTACGCTGGTAGTGCGTTACCTGTTTATAAGAGCACTTTATAAAAAAGAACAAGAGCTTACCCGCCTCAAGCTGAACTTTTTCACCAACATATCGCACGAAATAAGGACGCACCTGGCACTGATTACCGGCCCGGCCAATAAACTGATTGCCGATAATGAGCCACTTTTAAAAGGGAAGCAACAACTGGTTACTATAAAAAACAACTCAGAAAGCTTATTGCAGTTGGTTAACGAATTACTGGATTTCAGAAAAGCCGAAACCGGCCATTTGAACCTGCGGATTACCCTGGTTGACATTGTTGATTTTATTGGTAACGTGAAAACAAACTTCAATGAAATAGCTGCGGAAAAAAACATAGTTTTTGAACTACAGGCAAGCGCCAGCCGTATTGATATGTACTTTGACCGCGAGCAAATGGAGAAGGTTTTTTACAACCTGCTTTATAACGCATTTAAGTTTACACCAGGCGGTGGCTTTGTAAGTGTTATAATAAAAAATGAGAAGGATGATGTTGTTATAGACTTTGTAAACTCCGGCCCGGGAATAGCTAAAGAAAACATTGACAAGCTTTTTGAAAATTATTTCCAGGAAATTGATTATGGGAAGCAAAACACCGGTTATGGTATAGGTTTAGCTTTATCTAAAAGCATTGTTGATTTACATGGGGGTAGTATAAAGGTCGAAAGTTCGGCACATGAAAACGGGCAAAGCCTCACTAAATTTACTATAAAATTAAAAAACGGAGCCGGCCATTTTTCAGCCCGGCAAATAAAACAAGGACAATTATCTTACGCTAACGCGGTAAACATACCTGCCACCCGCAATGAGCATGAGCAAGCCGATTATTCTCTTTCGCCGCTTTACAATCACAAAGATTTAGTGCCAGACGAAGAAAAACTAACTATACTGCTTGTTGAAGACAATCCGGACATGAGAGGTTTTATTAAATCAATTTTACAGCCCCGCTATACTATCATTGAAGCTTGCAACGGTTTGGAAGGATTTGATGTAGCCACGCTCGAAATACCCGACCTTGTAATTAGCGATGTGATGATGCCAGAAATGGACGGACTAACGTTTTGTGCCAAAATAAAATCAGACGAACGCACCAGCCATATACCTGTTATTTTACTAACGGCTCAAAGCAGCGTACAACATCATGTAAACGGCTTGCAAACCGGCGCTGATATTTATTTAACCAAACCTTTTAGCAGCGATGTACTGATGCTGCAGGTAAATAACCTTATTAGCGCCCGCGAGTTAATTTGGCATAAATTGAACCGTGAATTTAAGTTACATATTAAGAAGTTAAACTTAACTGATGAGGATAAAGCTGTTGATAAACAAACGGTACATTTACACCCGCTTGATGAGGCTTTTCTTGATCGTATAACCAACATGGTTAATGAAAACTTGATGAACCGTAACTTTGGCGTTCAACAGCTCTCTCAGATGGCTGGTATGAGTCAGCCGGTCCTCTTTCGAAAAATTAAAGGGATTACTGGTTTGTCGGCTAATGACTTTGTAAAATCTTTACGCCTAAAAAAAGCAGCCGAATTACTCTTAGACGGCCATTATAACGTTTCTGAAATCAGCAACATAGTTGGGTATGAAAGCAGTAAATACTTTAGCCGCGAGTTTAAAAAATCTTATGGGGTAAATCCATCTGCCTATACTAAAGACTCGGCGATAAACAATGAACAAGTGAACAATCATCAATAG
- a CDS encoding zinc ribbon domain-containing protein YjdM, with the protein MTKELAPCPICQSPYTYELENLLACPECGHEWSSNEDVHSDDIFVVKDSNGNTLANGDTVVTIKNLPVKGTSQTVKAGTKVKNIRLVDSDHNIDCKIDGFGAMALKSEFVKKA; encoded by the coding sequence ATGACGAAAGAACTAGCACCTTGCCCCATTTGCCAATCCCCCTACACTTACGAGCTGGAAAACTTACTGGCTTGTCCGGAATGCGGGCATGAGTGGAGTAGTAATGAGGATGTGCATAGTGATGATATCTTCGTTGTAAAAGATAGCAACGGCAACACCCTGGCCAACGGAGATACCGTAGTCACGATTAAAAACTTACCTGTTAAAGGTACTTCGCAAACCGTAAAAGCAGGCACTAAAGTTAAAAACATTCGCCTGGTCGACAGCGATCATAACATCGATTGCAAGATAGATGGTTTTGGTGCAATGGCGTTAAAATCGGAGTTTGTTAAAAAGGCTTAA
- a CDS encoding PorP/SprF family type IX secretion system membrane protein: MKSTSHLLSRLVFSLLIISSFSTVKAQQLFSYSQYMNNLTPLNPAYSLIDKAGSVNAIVRRQWAGIEGSPSTFIFNGNLPVESIGGAAGITVLNDQFAVEHLTEINLFFAKSIQLADNQHLAVSLNGGIRRYAANYSALDPLDPQFRNDVRETRPNIGFGVLYYTDHYYLGVAVPEFTTRSLGNASQVDNSYFSSHYNFSGAYLFGKAGDDVRVKPAVLATYTKGVPFIADFSTTLYLKETLGIGGNFRTNNEMSGILSVSIEAVRVGYSYQFGTASNNVARGFKNNTHEITLTYRFGQNLGRRSLL; encoded by the coding sequence TTGAAATCAACATCACATCTTTTAAGCAGGCTGGTATTCAGCCTGCTTATTATAAGTAGCTTTTCAACGGTTAAAGCGCAGCAGCTGTTCAGTTACTCGCAGTACATGAATAATTTAACCCCGCTTAATCCGGCTTATTCTTTAATTGATAAGGCCGGTTCAGTAAATGCCATAGTTAGAAGGCAATGGGCTGGTATTGAAGGTTCGCCTTCTACATTTATATTCAATGGCAACTTACCTGTAGAATCAATAGGTGGGGCAGCGGGTATAACGGTACTGAACGATCAGTTTGCCGTGGAGCATCTAACCGAGATCAATTTGTTTTTTGCCAAGTCGATCCAACTGGCCGACAACCAGCATCTGGCAGTGTCTTTAAACGGAGGCATAAGGCGTTATGCGGCTAATTATTCTGCCTTGGATCCATTAGATCCGCAATTCCGGAATGATGTTAGGGAAACCAGGCCGAATATCGGCTTCGGCGTGCTGTATTATACCGATCACTATTATCTGGGTGTAGCCGTACCGGAGTTTACTACCCGTTCGCTAGGCAATGCCTCACAGGTAGATAATAGTTATTTCAGTAGCCATTATAATTTTTCAGGTGCTTACCTTTTTGGAAAAGCCGGTGATGATGTAAGGGTGAAGCCTGCAGTGCTCGCCACTTATACCAAAGGTGTTCCTTTTATTGCCGATTTTTCGACAACCTTGTACTTAAAAGAGACGTTGGGTATAGGCGGTAACTTTCGTACTAACAACGAGATGTCTGGCATCTTGTCGGTGAGCATAGAAGCTGTGAGGGTAGGTTACAGTTACCAGTTTGGAACAGCTTCCAATAACGTGGCACGTGGCTTTAAAAATAACACCCACGAAATAACCCTTACCTACCGGTTTGGCCAAAATCTTGGCCGGCGCAGTTTGCTGTAG
- a CDS encoding DUF6252 family protein, whose protein sequence is MTRYLYITIISMLCALLFLNMRCKKENEMDPNGLPKATQVGSLLFACKINGKNWTSNKNSYSVSGGVKNGIITVSGFNDSNSATALEYLQIQVKEVASQMVYRLNDPNLGHLATYKTDRDCFTVVSFTNRADSSDGEVSFTRIDKANRILSGTFGVIFQPKNAA, encoded by the coding sequence ATGACCAGATATTTATACATCACTATCATCTCTATGCTGTGCGCCTTGCTTTTCCTTAATATGCGTTGCAAAAAGGAAAATGAAATGGACCCAAACGGGCTTCCTAAAGCCACCCAAGTAGGCTCCCTGCTGTTTGCCTGCAAGATCAACGGCAAGAATTGGACATCTAATAAAAATAGTTATTCGGTAAGTGGCGGTGTTAAAAATGGCATTATAACAGTAAGTGGATTTAACGACTCAAATTCTGCAACGGCTTTAGAGTATTTACAGATTCAGGTGAAGGAAGTTGCTTCACAAATGGTATACCGCCTAAACGACCCCAATTTGGGGCATTTAGCTACCTACAAAACCGATAGAGATTGTTTTACTGTAGTTTCTTTTACAAATCGGGCAGATTCAAGTGACGGAGAAGTTTCTTTTACCCGGATTGACAAGGCCAATCGGATTCTTTCTGGTACTTTTGGTGTAATATTCCAACCGAAAAATGCGGCGTAA